A single Anopheles arabiensis isolate DONGOLA chromosome 2, AaraD3, whole genome shotgun sequence DNA region contains:
- the LOC120902992 gene encoding tetratricopeptide repeat protein 12-like isoform X3, which translates to MMSKEDEEAFEAGLSKVDEVMRILNLMTSGDKAKEQMGVAFADQFLGTDSATKKKDETNVENFIVRVNQERTVINRKDAADEPPLEQPMQDKYAFMAEIERDAARRATERREREQVAQGLRRAGNRAFRRAEYEQAINMYSKAIDQIRDSPILYNNRALAYIRIELYKRAIIDCDFVLSKLDEKNLRSWIFRAQGYYRLGEMKAYEKSVAEARKHNPRELPYIDRIVREIEGKAVTGEIVVAAGDEPMVAGEQSGERAEEAGLTAGAAAAMDHRLATKPLPMDDVQSTSSGELSEG; encoded by the exons ATGATGTCCAAAGAGGACGAAGAAGCGTTCGAGGCAGGTCTAAGCAAGGTGGACGAGGTGATGCGAATCCTCAACCTAATGACCAGCGGCGACAAAGCCAAGGAGCAGATGGGTGTCGCATTCGCCGACCA ATTTCTTGGCACCGACAGTGCGACGAAGAAAAAGGACGAAACAAATGTGGAAAACTTTATCGTGCGCGTAAACCAAGAACGCACCGTTATCAACCGCAAAGACGCCGCGGACGAGCCGCCGCTCGAGCAGCCGATGCAGGACAAGTACGCCTTTATGGCGGAAATCGAACGCGACGCGGCAAGACGTGCGACCGAGCGGCGCGAACGGGAGCAGGTCGCCCAGGGGTTAAGGCGGGCCGGCAACCGGGCGTTTCGGCGCGCCGAATACGAGCAGGCGATCAACATGTACTCGAAAGCGATCGATCAAATACGCGACAGCCCGATACTGTACAACAACCGGGCGCTGGCGTACATACGCATCGAGCTGTACAAGCGGGCGATCATCGACTGTGACTTTGTGCTGAGCAAGCTGGACGAGAAGAACTTGCGGTCGTGGATTTTCCGCGCCCAAGGATACTACCGGCTCGGGGAGATGAAAGCGTACGAGAAAAGTGTGGCCGAAGCGCGTAAGCACAATCCACGGGAGCTGCCGTACATCGATCGGATAGTGCGCGAGATTGAGGGTAAAGCGGTCACCGGGGAGATTGTTGTGGCGGCGGGAGATGAGCCGATGGTGGCTGGTGAGCAGTCCGGAGAGAGGGCTGAAGAGGCGGGTCTGACTGCTGGAGCAGCGGCAGCGATGGATCATCGGTTAGCTACGAAGCCTTTACCCATGGACGATGTACAATCGACGTCTTCCGGAGAGCTGTCGGAAGGCTAG
- the LOC120902992 gene encoding putative polypeptide N-acetylgalactosaminyltransferase 9 isoform X1: MNHRLQSQSGTVRWWELVFCFVTLLQTCPKFSFNMRFGPSYRFTLCRSELILLFLLAIALVLIVHQYSRAVLQQVSVVSSQPHYKRQQAPQHIVTAHHAPPGHMGEPVTLPQEHGNIPDNVQEQIALGWQRQGYNQFVSDLISVRRQLPDVRDPWCHERTRSALPPVSIVIVFHDEALSVLLRTVHSVLNRTPPELVQEVVLIDDWSSLVQLKTFLDDYFLPYSDKVRILRTPKRLGLITGRIFGAKRASADYLLFLDAHCECLEGWLEPLLELVASNQDRRKVVAVPTIDWLNETTLALQVGASSGLYGAFDWNLSFQWRPRYDRLQAPQEHLLEPFDTPVMAGGLFCIEKAFFAQLGWYDPGLQVYGGENMELSFKVWMCGGAIQTVPCSHVAHIQKRNHPYIGSYTKERDLTMRNSLRVAEVWMDEYAEFLYRLHPDYRTLLASRTSNTPSSVNLDARRQLRSELGCKSFHWYLQHVFPEQDDPSEAQAAGWIRHENEAGQLCLTWPMRDRSLALLHCHGLGGQQIWFHRKTGEITREGHCLGVDSDNKPQEAEVTIALCSSEGSSGAYRWLYRRQTGQLVNVASGLCLVPADNNFRVTVERCESSDREIFTQSNRQRWTFQIDDI; encoded by the exons ATGAACCACAGGCTTCAGTCCCAGTCTGGTACGGTGCGTTGGTGGGAGCTTGTCTTCTGTTTCGTTACACTTCTCCAAACATGTCCCAAGTTTAGCTTCAATATGAGA TTCGGTCCCTCGTACCGTTTCACCTTGTGCCGGTCTGAGTTGATTCTACTTTTCTTACTTGCCATCGCGCTTGTGCTTATCGTACATCAATATTCTCGGGCAGTGTTGCAGCAGGTTTCGGTGGTATCTTCCCAGCCCCACTATAAACGTCAACAAGCACCCCAACATATCGTCACGGCTCATCATGCCCCACCGGGTCACATGGGAGAACCGGTAACGCTACCACAAGAGCATGGAAACATACCGGACAACGTGCAGGAACAGATTGCACTCGGCTGGCAGCGGCAAGGTTACAATCAGTTCGTTTCGGATTTAATTTCCGTGCGGCGGCAACTGCCTGATGTACGCGATCCCTGGTGTCACGAACGAACGCGATCAGCATTGCCACCGGTCTCTATTGTGATTGTGTTTCACGATGAAGCTCTGTCGGTGCTGTTGCGCACTGTCCATTCCGTTTTGAACCGTACACCACCGGAACTGGTACAGGAGGTCGTGCTGATAGACGATTGGTCCAGTTTGG TACAACTGAAAACATTCCTGGACGACTACTTTCTGCCGTACAGTGACAAGGTACGCATTCTACGAACTCCAAAAAGGCTTGGACTGATAACGGGAAGAATATTCGGCGCAAAACGTGCATCGGCCGACTACCTGCTCTTCCTCGATGCGCACTGCGAGTGTCTCGAGGGGTGGCTAGAGCCTTTGCTGGAACTAGTGGCCAGCAATCAGGACCGCCGGAAAGTGGTTGCAGTACCCACCATCGATTGGCTGAACGAGACCACATTGGCGCTTCAGGTAGGCGCTTCCAGTGGACTGTACGGAGCGTTCGATTGGAATCTTAGCTTCCAGTGGCGACCACGGTACGATCGACTTCAGGCCCCACAAGAG CACTTGCTCGAACCATTCGACACACCAGTAATGGCGGGTGGACTGTTCTGCATTGAGAAGGCATTTTTCGCCCAACTCGGCTGGTACGATCCCGGGCTGCAGGTTTACGGTGGCGAAAACATGGAACTATCCTTCAAAGTGTGGATGTGTGGTGGAGCGATCCAAACGGTGCCCTGTTCGCATGTCGCTCACATCCAGAAGCGTAATCATCCTTACATCGGG AGCTACACCAAGGAACGGGACCTAACGATGAGGAACAGTCTACGGGTGGCCGAAGTGTGGATGGATGAGTATGCTGAGTTTCTCTATCGCCTGCATCCCGATTATCGAACTCTTTTAGCATCGCGAACTTCCAACACGCCATCAAGCGTAAATCTCGACGCTCGTCGACAGCTTCGCAGTGAGTTGGGCTGTAAGTCTTTTCACTGGTATCTGCAGCACGTGTTTCCCGAGCAGGATGATCCATCCGAGGCGCAGGCCGCGGGTTGGATCCGGCATGAAAACGAAGCCGGTCAACTCTGTCTCACCTGGCCGATGCGTGATCGTTCGTTGGCTTTGCTGCACTGCCATGGGTTAGGGGGGCAACAGATTTGGTTTCACCGCAAAACGGGAGAGATCACCCGAGAGGGACACTGTCTGGGTGTGGACAGTGATAATAAACCACAAGAAGCGGAGGTGACGATCGCACTCTGTAGCTCCGAGGGTAGCTCCGGCGCCTATAGATGGCTCTATCGTCGACAGACAGGCCAGCTAGTGAATGTTGCCAGCGGACTGTGTCTAGTGCCAGCGGATAATAATTTTCGCGTGACGGTGGAACGATGTGAGTCGTCTGATCGAGAGATCTTTACACAATCCAATCGGCAGCGGTGGACTTTTCAAATCGATGATATATGA
- the LOC120902992 gene encoding putative polypeptide N-acetylgalactosaminyltransferase 9 isoform X2, giving the protein MNHRLQSQSGTVRWWELVFCFVTLLQTCPKFSFNMRFGPSYRFTLCRSELILLFLLAIALVLIVHQYSRAVLQQVSVVSSQPHYKRQQAPQHIVTAHHAPPGHMGEPVTLPQEHGNIPDNVQEQIALGWQRQGYNQFVSDLISVRRQLPDVRDPWCHERTRSALPPVSIVIVFHDEALSVLLRTVHSVLNRTPPELVQEVVLIDDWSSLVQLKTFLDDYFLPYSDKVRILRTPKRLGLITGRIFGAKRASADYLLFLDAHCECLEGWLEPLLELVASNQDRRKVVAVPTIDWLNETTLALQVGASSGLYGAFDWNLSFQWRPRYDRLQAPQEFTALARTIRHTSNGGWTVLH; this is encoded by the exons ATGAACCACAGGCTTCAGTCCCAGTCTGGTACGGTGCGTTGGTGGGAGCTTGTCTTCTGTTTCGTTACACTTCTCCAAACATGTCCCAAGTTTAGCTTCAATATGAGA TTCGGTCCCTCGTACCGTTTCACCTTGTGCCGGTCTGAGTTGATTCTACTTTTCTTACTTGCCATCGCGCTTGTGCTTATCGTACATCAATATTCTCGGGCAGTGTTGCAGCAGGTTTCGGTGGTATCTTCCCAGCCCCACTATAAACGTCAACAAGCACCCCAACATATCGTCACGGCTCATCATGCCCCACCGGGTCACATGGGAGAACCGGTAACGCTACCACAAGAGCATGGAAACATACCGGACAACGTGCAGGAACAGATTGCACTCGGCTGGCAGCGGCAAGGTTACAATCAGTTCGTTTCGGATTTAATTTCCGTGCGGCGGCAACTGCCTGATGTACGCGATCCCTGGTGTCACGAACGAACGCGATCAGCATTGCCACCGGTCTCTATTGTGATTGTGTTTCACGATGAAGCTCTGTCGGTGCTGTTGCGCACTGTCCATTCCGTTTTGAACCGTACACCACCGGAACTGGTACAGGAGGTCGTGCTGATAGACGATTGGTCCAGTTTGG TACAACTGAAAACATTCCTGGACGACTACTTTCTGCCGTACAGTGACAAGGTACGCATTCTACGAACTCCAAAAAGGCTTGGACTGATAACGGGAAGAATATTCGGCGCAAAACGTGCATCGGCCGACTACCTGCTCTTCCTCGATGCGCACTGCGAGTGTCTCGAGGGGTGGCTAGAGCCTTTGCTGGAACTAGTGGCCAGCAATCAGGACCGCCGGAAAGTGGTTGCAGTACCCACCATCGATTGGCTGAACGAGACCACATTGGCGCTTCAGGTAGGCGCTTCCAGTGGACTGTACGGAGCGTTCGATTGGAATCTTAGCTTCCAGTGGCGACCACGGTACGATCGACTTCAGGCCCCACAAGAG TTTACAGCACTTGCTCGAACCATTCGACACACCAGTAATGGCGGGTGGACTGTTCTGCATTGA
- the LOC120902992 gene encoding putative polypeptide N-acetylgalactosaminyltransferase 9 isoform X4: MAGGLFCIEKAFFAQLGWYDPGLQVYGGENMELSFKVWMCGGAIQTVPCSHVAHIQKRNHPYIGSYTKERDLTMRNSLRVAEVWMDEYAEFLYRLHPDYRTLLASRTSNTPSSVNLDARRQLRSELGCKSFHWYLQHVFPEQDDPSEAQAAGWIRHENEAGQLCLTWPMRDRSLALLHCHGLGGQQIWFHRKTGEITREGHCLGVDSDNKPQEAEVTIALCSSEGSSGAYRWLYRRQTGQLVNVASGLCLVPADNNFRVTVERCESSDREIFTQSNRQRWTFQIDDI; this comes from the exons ATGGCGGGTGGACTGTTCTGCATTGAGAAGGCATTTTTCGCCCAACTCGGCTGGTACGATCCCGGGCTGCAGGTTTACGGTGGCGAAAACATGGAACTATCCTTCAAAGTGTGGATGTGTGGTGGAGCGATCCAAACGGTGCCCTGTTCGCATGTCGCTCACATCCAGAAGCGTAATCATCCTTACATCGGG AGCTACACCAAGGAACGGGACCTAACGATGAGGAACAGTCTACGGGTGGCCGAAGTGTGGATGGATGAGTATGCTGAGTTTCTCTATCGCCTGCATCCCGATTATCGAACTCTTTTAGCATCGCGAACTTCCAACACGCCATCAAGCGTAAATCTCGACGCTCGTCGACAGCTTCGCAGTGAGTTGGGCTGTAAGTCTTTTCACTGGTATCTGCAGCACGTGTTTCCCGAGCAGGATGATCCATCCGAGGCGCAGGCCGCGGGTTGGATCCGGCATGAAAACGAAGCCGGTCAACTCTGTCTCACCTGGCCGATGCGTGATCGTTCGTTGGCTTTGCTGCACTGCCATGGGTTAGGGGGGCAACAGATTTGGTTTCACCGCAAAACGGGAGAGATCACCCGAGAGGGACACTGTCTGGGTGTGGACAGTGATAATAAACCACAAGAAGCGGAGGTGACGATCGCACTCTGTAGCTCCGAGGGTAGCTCCGGCGCCTATAGATGGCTCTATCGTCGACAGACAGGCCAGCTAGTGAATGTTGCCAGCGGACTGTGTCTAGTGCCAGCGGATAATAATTTTCGCGTGACGGTGGAACGATGTGAGTCGTCTGATCGAGAGATCTTTACACAATCCAATCGGCAGCGGTGGACTTTTCAAATCGATGATATATGA
- the LOC120903027 gene encoding ATP synthase subunit e, mitochondrial → MADLGAPVRVSPLIRFGRWSFLVVGVAYGAYHQQRLAKREVGIREIEAQQKVIRDAKLAEEKKRNQEAEAKAIAELSMPTKK, encoded by the exons ATGGCTGATCTTGGTGCTCCAGTCCGCGTATCCCCACTGATCCGG TTTGGCCGTTGGTCGTTCCTGGTCGTCGGAGTTGCCTACGGTGCGTACCATCAGCAGCGCCTGGCTAAGCGTGAGGTTGGCATTCGCGAAATCGAAGCACAACAGAAGGTTATCCGTGACGCTAAGCTGGCCGAGGAGAAGAAGCGAAACCAGGAAG CCGAAGCTAAGGCCATCGCTGAGCTGTCCATGCCAACCAAGAAGTAA